In a single window of the Coffea eugenioides isolate CCC68of chromosome 3, Ceug_1.0, whole genome shotgun sequence genome:
- the LOC113766279 gene encoding uncharacterized protein LOC113766279 yields MALIRGLLEDDNSQELCLQEASLFHMPYEMRKLFTTLLGLYYANVESQTRELTADRNIVISETDLNAIHLLNEKQKQAFKIITERIYSNSSGARDTGKTFLYRALLAVVRSKRHIALATVTLGIAASILPGDRTAHLRFKIPIDILEGAICQMRKQSSLAILIKEAKLIIWDETPMFKRSAIEALDDLLKDLMNTKVIFCGKVIVFDGDFRQTLPEMTKSDPLEQLIKVVYPEFKDGLGNLASLNNKAILTTKNYFVDEINDALIIKFLGEVTAYLSYDETFNPNDQGQYVDFLNTLTPNGLSTYRMLLKLDAPIILLRNLDPTEGYVMEQD; encoded by the exons ATGG CTTTAATAAGAGGCCTTTTGGAAGATGACAACAGTCAAGAACTTTGTTTACAAGAGGCATCCTTGTTTCACATGCCTTATGAAATGAGGAAGCTATTCACTACACTGCTG GGCCTATATTACGCAAATGTAGAAAGTCAAACAAGAGAGTTAACAGCTGACAGAAATATAGTCATTTCAGAAACTGATTTAAATGCTATacatttattgaatgaaaaacaaaagcaagcatTTAAAATCATTACAGAGAGGATATATTCAAATTCTAGCGGTGCTAGAGACACTGGTAAAACATTCTTATATAGAGCACTATTAGCTGTTGTGAGATCAAAAAGGCACATTGCACTTGCAACAGTAACATTAGGAATTGCAGCATCTATATTACCAGGTGATAGAACTGCTCACTTGAGATTTAAAATACCAATAGACATTCTGGAAGGAGCAATATGTCAAATGAGGAAACAGAGTTCTTTAGCAATTTTAATTAAAGAAGCAAAACTAATCATTTGGGATGAAACTCCAATGTTTAAAAGATCAGCAATTGAAGCTTTAGATGATTTGTTAAAAGATTTAATGAATACAAAAgtaattttttgtggaaaaGTTATTGTATTTGATGGAGATTTTAGGCAGACATTACCT GAGATG ACTAAATCTGATCCACTTGAACAACTCATAAAAGTTGTTTATCCTGAGTTTAAAGATGGCTTAGGCAATTTGGCTTCTTTAAATAACAAGGCAATTTTAACGACTAAAAATTACTTTGTTGATGAAATAAATGATGCTTTAATAATCAAATTTCTTGGAGAAGTTACAGCATATTTGAGTTATGATGAAACTTTCAATCCAAATGATCAAGGCCAGTATGTAGATTTTTTGAACACTCTTACACCAAATGGTCTTTCAACGTATAGGATGTTATTGAAACTTGATGCACCTATAATTTTGCTTAGAAATCTTGATCCAACTGAGGGCTATGTAATGGAACAAGATTAA